A stretch of DNA from Pseudorca crassidens isolate mPseCra1 chromosome X, mPseCra1.hap1, whole genome shotgun sequence:
ataaatagaataaaaatctaGATTCTTTGAGCCCTATTCCCAGGGCTGCTTCATCCTGCAGTTGGACAGGTAGAGTGAAatgtagaagaaaatgtaattgaGACAGAAATGACAATGATGTTCACCTTTGTCTCACCTTCCAAGGGtgagagttttttttaagttagtgaattaaaagagaagaaaaatcagcaaagatTACTTGGATAAAATTCAGTGagaaaactttctttttaaataggcTAACAGCCTAtcaaaatggtttttttttttttttttccaaaatggttttGATTGAGTTTTCAATAGCTGTCGAAACTATTTCAGTCATGTAAACGCTCTGGAAGTTGGTTTTTGAATTAAGTGTTGGCGTTTTTCACCCAGAGGAGCTTGGGAAAGCTTCCTGTTAGGGTCCCCTCAGGATTCACCCTCCTGAGAGCATTTCCTGCTTTGCCCCCAGTCTGTGCCGGATCAGCAGCCACGGGAGGAAGAGGTAAGGGCCTTCCAAACTGCCGATCAGACACAGAAATCCAGAGTGGCCTCAGGAAATGTGGCCATATTTGCCTTCCTGCCCTCCTGCCAACTCTTTCAGGCCTTAATGACGGCTTCCTCCTCTCTGAGCTCCCCTCACCCCATCCAAACCGGCTCACGCAGCCGTCACCGTCACCGTCAGGACTTTCAGTGCCACAGCCCTAAGGCTATTTCTAACCCAGAACAAATCTTCTGTCCcatctgacttctttttcttttttaataaatttatttatttttggctgtgttgggtctttgtttccgtgtgagggctttctctagttgtggcaagtgggggccactcttcatcgcggcgcgtgggcctctcactatcgcggcctctcttgttgtggagctcaggctctagacgcgcaggctcagtagttgtggctcacgggcccagccgctccgcggcatgtgggatcttcccggaccggggcacgaacccgtgtcccccgcttcagcaggcggactctcaaccactgtgccaccagggaagcccctgtaattaGGCTTTTAAGTGAAGCAGTAGAAAACAAAGTGCTGGTAACGTAACTTTCCCCCCTTCATTAACGTTAACTCCCTTTTCTATGGCTCAGTCAGGAAAAAAACTACCAACCTCACTCCAAACTCTGGAGTTTTTCAAGGTTAAAGTTGGGGAAAAGCTGAGAGGGGGCAGAAGCTAAAGGCCCAGTAGAAAAAGTCAAGAGACAGGCCTGGCTGGGAGTGGAGTGAAGCGAGACATGAGATGCTAGTGGGCTACTACACCCAAAGCCTTCTTTCTTTAACTTGCACCCTGCCTTCTCATCCCCACGTCATCTTAAATAGTCTGCTCTGCACAGATGCAGCAGCACTCCTGTACAGTACCCCTCGGGCCATGTCCCACTCCTGCTAAGGCACAAGTGTCACCTCCATATGTGAAGAGAACATATTCCTGTTTTAGTTAAGTAAGTTTTCAAGTTAGGGACTGCATTTTTAAGACTAGACAACAAATCTAGACAAGTCTGGAAGGATATACTATAGCTTTTGCCGTAAGGGCTCCTAAAGAAGTATTCTGCTGTGTTGCTTTGAAGTTGTCTTCTCTTACGACTCTCTAAAGAAGACTCCTGTTTGTTTCGTAGTGGTGGTCTCCTCTGCAGGCTCTGGACTGCAGTCTCCCAGTACAGAAGACAGGCTCAGGGGGCCCCGGCAACCCAAGATGAGGCTTAATCAATCAGCTAAGCCAGGGGACACAGGGAGCAAAGAGCGGACAACATACACACGAATTCTGCTGCACTTACGCAAGGAAAACACCGCTTGTTCAATGAACAATTTAAGAACTTGAAGTTTTAAAGAattatggaaaaaattttaaccttttatttatcAACATGTTTTCAAGGTGAGTAGAACTTGTATGTATTGTGAAAACAGTGATTGTAAAACCTGGTCTTGACATCCCAGAGTATTAGGGAatccttaaaaatgaattttaatttacttCAATGGAAAAATATCTGCTGGAAAGGTGAAACAACAGgtgtttaaaataacaaaaaggcTGGGAATCACTGTTTTAGATTACACATTCCATACATTACTATTAACTGGAATTGCACTTAAAATTGATAAGAATATGCcttgtatttaatgtttgatatGACTGTAAAtagaaaactattaagaaaatagcTTCATATTTATACTTAATGTATAAATGGAGAAAACTAACTTATTTGGCCTTTAAAATGAAGTAGTCTTATTTAAAAATCGAATTGTCCTTCCACCCCTGCCTGGTTATAATAAATATTGTGTTTTATTAAGGAGAAATGATGGTTCAGTGTGAACAGGCTTCAGCACCGACATGCACACAAATGGGGGCGTGTGTGCACATTAGGGTACACCAGGTAAGCTGCTGGGCACTGGGAGGGACAGGACAATGATCGCCCCACAAAAAGGTGGCAGAGTTGGACAGGCATATAAGGAATTGTTTCTCCTTTTAGTAActaaaaaagtatttgttaaacGAGTATACAACTAAACCAAATAGAActattttaaagaagtaatttgaAGGAGGGTTAAGCAAACTCTTATTACCTATTTTAGACCTATATAACTAAAATAACCTTTATAATAAGATCCATACTATCCTTAAGATATAACATTAAAAGACGTTGTATCTTTTAATGCAACACTGTACAAACCACATGCAATTacactatctatctatctatctatctaaatctACACTTTCTTTCtatgggttttttcctctttaacaAAGTTGAGAACCCAAAGCATTCCTTACAGTTGCTGCTGAATACCCAACTGAAGGTGTACCATCTCGCATTAACTGATGGACTTAAACTTGATCCACTGGTTTGCACCCCGGACTTCAAAAGGCAGATCGCTGCAGTAGATGTGATAGCCGAGTTCTTCCAAAGGTGGTTCAGGGTCAGCTGTAGCAAACTGGGCAGCatcctcaatttcttttctcacGTCAACATCAATTTCCTAAAAATCAATCAGATTACAGTTCAAGAGATGTTTTGAATAGACAGCAGCTTAGGTACCAACTTGTTCTACTGGGAACCTCTTGCTAGTTGTTAACTCTCTACTAGTACTGGCAGTATACCTATTATTACTGAAAATGTTAGGTTAACCATGACACAACGATCCACGAAGGGGGATTCTGGAGGACAGATACCAACATTAAGACATATACCCTGGCGAGGGAACATTTATGAATTAGAAATCTACAGTATATTTTTAGGAAAGAAGAACTGATGGTGGAGGAGGTTAATGTCCTGTGAAAAATattgcgttggccaaaaagttcttcgGGGTTTTCCCACAACATGGCTCggaaaatttttggccaaccgaaTACAATATGTACTTTCCCACTTACTTACCTAATTTACCGAGTGGCAGCTTCTTGTGTAGAGAAAAACTGCTCAAAAAGGAGAGCCAACCTTCAAAGGCAGACTTACTTTTAAACCATCAAGAGTCACTGTACCTTTAGTTCTTCAACACTGGCCAGATTGCTGTTCACCATCCTATCCTTGAGAAGCATGATAGGGTCACTCTTACTTCTAACTTCCTGAATTTCTTCTCGTGTACGGTAACTAGAGGGAGGGAAACAGAGTTACAAGTAGGTAAGAACAGTGCCGGCACAGCAGAGACAGTCTGGGAAACACAGCAGTCTGTTTCTGAGACGAAGGAGCACATCAGTACTCACGTCACCGTAAGAAGGGCAGAATTATATACTTTCAAAATACAAGAACTCATCCTAATATTCTGTAAGGAAGAGCTGCTCTGTCTTTATAGAAAACTCTACAATGGCAATTCACCTGGCTTCTCTGGCATTCTGACAACAGGCGCCAAGTTTCTATTTGCTACTTTGATCTAGAGGTAGGGCGTGAAGGTAGTGGTGGAGGCAGGGGAGATGGTTTTCTGTGGTGATAGCTATAACCTTTGAGGCAGCAGAAGGCTAAGCACAAAAAAAATGTGCCTTGCCTTTTCTCCCTTAAGACCACAGAGCAGTGTGGCTGGCAAGAACTTGGAGAGGAGGTTTTCCGATTCTTGATTGTACAACTGACCCTTGTCCTACAGCACTTGAAATAACACTAAAAGCAAAGAAAGGCTCTACCATTTTTTTAAGAACAGAATTACACCAAGTGCTTTCTTCCATGTAAGCTGCTCTTCATAACATTTTCCCTTAGGCCTTCATTCTATACTCAAAGACTTATTACGGCTTACTTTGACTAAATCTACTCTTAATTATGCCACACTCCGGGACTGCAGCATTACATGCCGGAGTTGCCAGGTGacaaaactcctttttttttgacTGATTTATTTCAACATATGGAATATCCCACGTGCTACTTGGTCTTGCTCCATTCCAGCCAGAAGAGGAATATGCCATGAGAATCTGGAGTAATGCCTACAAAAGGTAAATGCCCCCAAGTATCCTACTCTACCATCAGTCCTGTTTTATGCAACAATTCCTCTCtgcaattgttttcttattgGTGCTCATGCTAACTAGCATGTACACACTAGAGGAATTTTCAGAATGCTTTCTATATTGGAACCAATTTATTGGAAGGCACGGCTTTCAGGCTCAGACTAACTACTAAATCAATGCATGAAGCCAACTACTGGTGTCTGGcttcaaaagcaaacacacactgAAATGCTTTGCTTTTTCATCTAAGTAGCACCATTCAAAGCCCATCCACTTCGGACACCACACTCAGTTTTCCCATGACCATACCTGACTCCAGGATCACTCATGCTGTGCCCATGGTAACGGTAAGTCTGCAGCTCCATCAGTATGGGCCCCTAAAACAGAACCAAGTGGAGGTAAGGTGAAACAATGGCCACAGCCTCAAATGTACGTCCTTTCAGGATCAAATACCTTCATCAGATCTGAGTTAAGAGTTTCTTCTTAGTTGATTCTCATTTCTATTACCTATTTATTGCatgtttcattctcttttttttttttttttttttttgcggtactcgggcctctcactgctgtggcctcatcccgttgcagagcacaggctcagcggccatggctcacaggcccagccgctccgcggcatgtgggatcctcccggaccgggacacgaacctgcgtcccctgcaccggcaggtggactctcaaccactgtgccaccagggaagccccatcctcctTATTTTTAACAGGAACTTATTAATAaaagccacccccccccccgcagcaTATTTTGAATCAAAAAGGCAGACAATTCTTTATGTAATGTCAATGGGTTCTATTTCACCAGAATTGCATTTGATATATAATTCTTTAAGCACAGCATAGATTTAATTAAGAAAAGCCTATCAGAAAGCGGGGATGGCATTTATCTTCACGGTTAATATGCTAGTCTTtctgcccacccccctcccccccagtcaCAGGGGAAATCATCTATAAGCATTCTGATCAAGGCTAGAGAAAAACACTAACATAAACCTTAACAACGTAAGATGAAAAGCAAACCTCTAGTCCTCTCGTCCTTCTCCACTTCCATGCACACATGAAGAGAGGCTGGATAGATGACTTTCTACCTCACACCCACTTCATGCAGTGTTTCGTAGGGGACAGCAACCAATCCTGCTTCACAGAGATCTAGCTACTGTGTAACAGAAAGTTGGCAGGTGCTGATCCTGCGACTGGGAGAGCCCGGCTACCACGAGGTAGCTTGCTCATGCTACACCAGCCCCCTTTTAGAAAACAACTTTGAACAGAGGGGATGGGGTGGATCTAGGATCCTTGGGCAGTTTGGTGTAGTAGTTAAAAGAGGGCGGGAGATGGAATCCAAGTGCTTGGGTTCCAGTTCTGGCTGTACTCTATAGTAGCTAcatacctcagtttcttcatctacaaaacagTAATTAACCCAGCTCAGAGGTGCGCCGATTAAAAAAGGTAATACCTAAGTGCTTAGCACATTGCCTGACCTATCATCTCTCAATAACTGTCACCTATTGATTGTTAATCATCCCGTAGCCATTTGGAAGCACGGCTGGTTAGGCTAAGGGGATGGTGATAAAGGGGTTTTTCCAGACCCTCCCCTAATTCCAAGATCAGGCTTTGGTCAGGCTGAGACAGTCAACACACTACAAACTACTGATCCTGTTTCCACATACTGTTGGATGCCACATATTCTTTCAGGAACTGGGAGGGGGGGGATGATGATACCCACCACCCAGGGCGTGGACCCCTAGTCTCAGAGTCCTGATACAGACCAGTGAGCCCACTGCCACCAACCTGCCATCTcagtcatctcatttttttcttgttcaacCGTTCTACAGCTCCCTCCCCTCTTCACCCTCTCTTCCATTTTCATCACTGCCAGCCCAATCTTATTTGCACTACTGCCCAAACACGTACGTGAGGGAAGTCACTGAAGGGTAAACCTCAGGGGCCTGCTTTCTGGGCTGTGAAACACTGATTTAGGGAGAAGAACATCTTTCCACCAGCTCAGATGGCATGTAAGCCTCTTTTTAGGCCAATCTCActgttcccttctccctccactgCTATAACTGGAAGGGTCAAGGTTCTTAGGACTGAAACAGCAAGACTAAGACTACATAATTTAAACGTATTATTTGATTTACAAAAGACAAACTTATACTGGATGCCTATTTTACATAAGCAAAGTTCTGTGCAGGGCACTGCAGGAGTCCCCAGTCTGTTCACTCAAGGGGCTTATGATTgatggcggggggcggggggtggaagAGTTAGAAGCACATAATTAACCAAACCAAAAGGCAAAACAGATTGTCAcaatgaagacagaggcagaatgCTGAGGGAGCACTGCAAGGAAAGATTTACCCCAAATGGGGCAAACATGGAATGTTTCCCAAGACGTGAGCTATCAAGACCATGTTATTTATATGAAGGGACCCGATTCGCTTAACTGGACCCAGCTTCTATCTTTTACACCTCAATTAGCAGCTACTCCTATATTGCTACAATAGACACAGGGGGCATTCTTTTAACTTTAAGACAGGTAAGTGTCATTAGAAATCTCTAGCCTAGAGGCCTACAAGAAAAATCTTACCTTTCCAGCTCTACAATAGGCAGCTGCAAACCTTGTGGCCTCCCGGACACACAGGATATCCATTCCATCTACCTATTAATAAATGGGAAAGATtaaataaacacaacattgtaaatcaactatacttcaataacattttaaaaataaaaaggaaaggggCAGAGCATAAATCCAACTGCCTAAAACCATTTTCATCTTACATGACCTGTTCATCCACTAAGGAAACAGAACTCTTTGATCTCTGTGAGATTTTCAAGGGCACTTGACAGAGTGCCTGGGCCCCGCAGGCCCTGAGGGTGTAGCTCCAGCTCTACAACAGGTGTCCTTACCCTCAGCCCAGGAATGAAGTCGCCTCTCTTGTAGTAATCAGTGCTGGCTGCTGCTCTCTCCACAGATGTTCCCATCCCATAGCGGTTATTCTCACAGATGAAAATACAAGGCAATTTCCACAAAGCCGCCATATTGTAAGCTTCGAATATCTGACCCTGGAAGTATGTATAAAAGTTCAAGTGGtttcattttgctgtttttctctAGACTTCATCATCCACAACAGCTGCTGCTCTACCCAGCAGAGAAAGCTTCCATAGGATGAAACGCCTCACCCACAACTAAGCTTCTGAGGCAAAGGAGTGTGTGCGCTTGGGGGGGAGCGGGGCACAGCGCAGCAAACCCATTACCTCTTTTGCCGCTAAGGAAGTGACAAACCAAGTACTACTACTTGCTTCTGTAGGGCCAAGGCAGCAGCGGAGAATACAACGGGAAAAGATGGGCATGTAAGAATGTACTACGGCTGCCTAGTTGTGTGCTTCACTATAAATTCTATGAGACCCTCTGGATGACCAGAGTGAACCGGTGTCTGAGAATCGGCATCCAGAGCAGGGCCTGGCAGGGTGTCAGCCACGGACCGGTGATTACTCAGACCACgacagaagagggagaggagtctGACAGCGCCTTGGCATTCAGGGGAATGAGTCTGTACATTACGGTACTGGTTTAAGAACTGGTTTGCCAAggattaaaatgtaaatcagtcCTTCCCCACAGAGTCTGTGGAGCACTGAGGTAGAGCAAAGGTGAGCGTACTCTTAGGAGTACACCTATATAAAGCGCTTGTGAAACAATGCCAGGATGTAAATCTCTAATGTGGCCACAAAACCAAATTTTAGCTTGCCAGATAAATGGCCATTTCAACTAGTAAGCAATATACTACTTCACCACAAACTGAACTATGAATATTCAACACTTTGGACATAACACTGTAATCATTATTGCAGTGTTAAGAGACACATACTCACCTGATTAGCAGCGCCATCACCATACAAAGTCAAACAGATTTCATCTTTTCCGTTATACTTACAGGCCAGAGCAATCCCAGCTCCCAGGGGCACCTAATATTAAGGACAACCAAGAAAGGAACCACAGAAATCCGTGAGGGAAGAAGTTAATGCTCTGAATGTTAACTCCTGACCAGAATGTGAGAGAGAAATGACACTGTCCCTACCCCAACCCTGTCTCTGCTTACCCTACCCCCAATATTATAAACAAACTAGCAAAGTAACACGAATAACTACTATCGTATTCTATGTCAACCATTTAGCAATAACATTTATGCATTCAGAGATTCAACTGCTAATCCTgaaaagccaaaaaaagaaaaagaaaccaaggattaaaaaaaataccaaaaacaaaccaaaaaacccagatGCTAGAACCTTAATATATTAGAAAGTAAACCGAACAATCTAGATACGATCTTCTGCTGTTCCTTGTCCATTATTTACTAACTGATGAGAACAAGGAGGACGGCATAACCACAGAAGCTGGCTTTAGATTCAAACTAGGCCCTTAAGATCCTGACCACCTGCTTCTCCTGGTCTGGTACCAGTGCCAGCACTGTCTACAGCAGGGAGAGAGGTGTGGCCAAGAGGATGTGACAAAGcaattaaatatcaattaaacggCAAAGGTATAGTTCTACTGCTAGAGGCTCTTGCTTACTTATAAAACATAACAAGTAcctaaaaggaaacattttaaatcactGTACAAATCTATTTATTAAATGATAGGGTATGAAGCAAGAGGTCATTTAAAGCACACCGTGCCCCCCAAGTACTGAAGTACTTCAGAGGGAAGTTGTCTGGGGTACAGAATATTGCACAGATGTG
This window harbors:
- the LOC137216966 gene encoding pyruvate dehydrogenase E1 component subunit alpha, somatic form, mitochondrial isoform X3 gives rise to the protein MMQTVRRMELKADQLYKQKIIRGFCHLCDGQEACCVGLEAGINPTDHLITAYRAHGFTFTRGLSVRAILAELTGRRGGCAKGKGGSMHMYAKNFYGGNGIVGAQVPLGAGIALACKYNGKDEICLTLYGDGAANQGQIFEAYNMAALWKLPCIFICENNRYGMGTSVERAAASTDYYKRGDFIPGLRVDGMDILCVREATRFAAAYCRAGKGPILMELQTYRYHGHSMSDPGVSYRTREEIQEVRSKSDPIMLLKDRMVNSNLASVEELKEIDVDVRKEIEDAAQFATADPEPPLEELGYHIYCSDLPFEVRGANQWIKFKSIS
- the LOC137216966 gene encoding pyruvate dehydrogenase E1 component subunit alpha, somatic form, mitochondrial isoform X2, with protein sequence MPQASRVLVASRNFANDATFEIKKCDLHRLEEGPPVTTVLTREDGLKYYRMMQTVRRMELKADQLYKQKIIRGFCHLCDGQEACCVGLEAGINPTDHLITAYRAHGFTFTRGLSVRAILAELTGRRGGCAKGKGGSMHMYAKNFYGGNGIVGAQVPLGAGIALACKYNGKDEICLTLYGDGAANQGQIFEAYNMAALWKLPCIFICENNRYGMGTSVERAAASTDYYKRGDFIPGLRVDGMDILCVREATRFAAAYCRAGKGPILMELQTYRYHGHSMSDPGVSYRTREEIQEVRSKSDPIMLLKDRMVNSNLASVEELKEIDVDVRKEIEDAAQFATADPEPPLEELGYHIYCSDLPFEVRGANQWIKFKSIS
- the LOC137216966 gene encoding pyruvate dehydrogenase E1 component subunit alpha, somatic form, mitochondrial isoform X1; protein product: MRKMLAAVSRVLLGVAQKPASRVLVASRNFANDATFEIKKCDLHRLEEGPPVTTVLTREDGLKYYRMMQTVRRMELKADQLYKQKIIRGFCHLCDGQEACCVGLEAGINPTDHLITAYRAHGFTFTRGLSVRAILAELTGRRGGCAKGKGGSMHMYAKNFYGGNGIVGAQVPLGAGIALACKYNGKDEICLTLYGDGAANQGQIFEAYNMAALWKLPCIFICENNRYGMGTSVERAAASTDYYKRGDFIPGLRVDGMDILCVREATRFAAAYCRAGKGPILMELQTYRYHGHSMSDPGVSYRTREEIQEVRSKSDPIMLLKDRMVNSNLASVEELKEIDVDVRKEIEDAAQFATADPEPPLEELGYHIYCSDLPFEVRGANQWIKFKSIS